Proteins co-encoded in one Carassius gibelio isolate Cgi1373 ecotype wild population from Czech Republic chromosome A15, carGib1.2-hapl.c, whole genome shotgun sequence genomic window:
- the LOC128029457 gene encoding uncharacterized protein LOC128029457 isoform X2, with amino-acid sequence MNLNEKKPNKWWTEPDTFAMLALIEQMGLVHELDKKRQRNESLFRRLRLSLAKRGIHFTVTQIRNRWKSLKHKYRKIKLASYRSPAARLSAVESFRYFHMLDHMLVRRPKAGGREDDLADAHALLGRSLVDLEDPADSPWLEGLLPKSEPESMSSKLEPDVDDSLNPDDVAGPEPPSWPVGPDEVMTLGLSGEYLYAVKTEPPSLCTPNSTESTRDAIDCSHSDFPGTSEETSSLILQQLTILNHRLGEQLAEQRAFHCSMLGMMDRQIQVLEQLSNFTRNHQSKFETPDVDSSASPSVHEAQTQTFDQHPMFLMPKSEPAAAPWKVSLLEVHKRSPSESGSDTETPQALEGCEANTSSPPSLGISPSTKNAVVQNGLCKHD; translated from the exons ATGAACCTCAACGAGAAGAAGCCCAACAAGTGGTGGACTGAACCGGACACGTTTGCCATGCTGGCCCTCATAGAGCAGATGGGTCTGGTCCACGAGCTGGATAAGAAGCGTCAGCGCAACGAATCCCTCTTCCGACGCCTCAGGCTGAGTCTGGCAAAGCGGGGAATCCACTTCACCGTCACCCAGATCCGAAACCGCTGGAAGAGCCTCAAACACAAGTACCGTAAGATCAAACTGGCCAGCTACCGAAGTCCAGCCGCTCGCCTCTCTGCCGTCGAGTCTTTCCGCTACTTCCATATGCTGGATCACATGTTGGTGCGCAGACCGAAGGCGGGAGGCAGGGAGGACGACCTCGCAGATGCTCACGCCCTGCTAGGACGGTCACTCGTGGACCTGGAGGACCCTGCAGACA GTCCTTGGCTTGAAGGCCTACTCCCTAAATCTGAGCCTGAGAGCATGTCTTCTAAACTTGAACCTGATGTTGACGACAGTCTGAATCCAGATGACGTGGCTGGTCCTGAGCCGCCGAGCTGGCCTGTAGGACCAGATGAAGTTATGACCCTGGGCTTGTCAGGAGAATACCTCTATGCAGTGAAGACCGAGCCACCGTCCCTATGCACTCCCAACAGCACAGAAAGTACAAGAGACGCCATTGACTGCAGCCACAGTGATTTCCCAG GAACGTCTGAAGAGACCAGCAGCCTCATCCTCCAGCAGCTCACCATCCTGAACCACCGGCTTGGAGAACAGCTGGCCGAGCAGAGAGCCTTCCACTGCAGCATGCTGGGAATGATGGATCGCCAGATCCAGGTCTTGGAGCAGCTCTCCAATTTCACCAGAAACCACCAATCCAAGTTTGAGACCCCAGACGTGGACTCTTCAGCCAGTCCAAGTGTCCACGAAGCTCAAACGCAGACTTTTGATCAACATCCCATGTTCCTCATGCCCAAAAGCGAACCAGCAGCTGCTCCTTGGAAGGTCTCTCTCTTGGAAGTCCACAAGAGGTCACCCTCTGAGTCGGGCAGTGACACTGAAACTCCTCAAGCCCTGGAAGGGTGCGAAGCAAACACCTCTAGCCCACCTTCTTTGGGGATTTCGCCCTCAACCAAGAACGCTGTTGTACAGAATGGATTGTGTAAGCACGATTGA
- the LOC128029457 gene encoding uncharacterized protein LOC128029457 isoform X1, which translates to MNLNEKKPNKWWTEPDTFAMLALIEQMGLVHELDKKRQRNESLFRRLRLSLAKRGIHFTVTQIRNRWKSLKHKYRKIKLASYRSPAARLSAVESFRYFHMLDHMLVRRPKAGGREDDLADAHALLGRSLVDLEDPADSPWLEGLLPKSEPESMSSKLEPDVDDSLNPDDVAGPEPPSWPVGPDEVMTLGLSGEYLYAVKTEPPSLCTPNSTESTRDAIDCSHSDFPAGTSEETSSLILQQLTILNHRLGEQLAEQRAFHCSMLGMMDRQIQVLEQLSNFTRNHQSKFETPDVDSSASPSVHEAQTQTFDQHPMFLMPKSEPAAAPWKVSLLEVHKRSPSESGSDTETPQALEGCEANTSSPPSLGISPSTKNAVVQNGLCKHD; encoded by the exons ATGAACCTCAACGAGAAGAAGCCCAACAAGTGGTGGACTGAACCGGACACGTTTGCCATGCTGGCCCTCATAGAGCAGATGGGTCTGGTCCACGAGCTGGATAAGAAGCGTCAGCGCAACGAATCCCTCTTCCGACGCCTCAGGCTGAGTCTGGCAAAGCGGGGAATCCACTTCACCGTCACCCAGATCCGAAACCGCTGGAAGAGCCTCAAACACAAGTACCGTAAGATCAAACTGGCCAGCTACCGAAGTCCAGCCGCTCGCCTCTCTGCCGTCGAGTCTTTCCGCTACTTCCATATGCTGGATCACATGTTGGTGCGCAGACCGAAGGCGGGAGGCAGGGAGGACGACCTCGCAGATGCTCACGCCCTGCTAGGACGGTCACTCGTGGACCTGGAGGACCCTGCAGACA GTCCTTGGCTTGAAGGCCTACTCCCTAAATCTGAGCCTGAGAGCATGTCTTCTAAACTTGAACCTGATGTTGACGACAGTCTGAATCCAGATGACGTGGCTGGTCCTGAGCCGCCGAGCTGGCCTGTAGGACCAGATGAAGTTATGACCCTGGGCTTGTCAGGAGAATACCTCTATGCAGTGAAGACCGAGCCACCGTCCCTATGCACTCCCAACAGCACAGAAAGTACAAGAGACGCCATTGACTGCAGCCACAGTGATTTCCCAG CAGGAACGTCTGAAGAGACCAGCAGCCTCATCCTCCAGCAGCTCACCATCCTGAACCACCGGCTTGGAGAACAGCTGGCCGAGCAGAGAGCCTTCCACTGCAGCATGCTGGGAATGATGGATCGCCAGATCCAGGTCTTGGAGCAGCTCTCCAATTTCACCAGAAACCACCAATCCAAGTTTGAGACCCCAGACGTGGACTCTTCAGCCAGTCCAAGTGTCCACGAAGCTCAAACGCAGACTTTTGATCAACATCCCATGTTCCTCATGCCCAAAAGCGAACCAGCAGCTGCTCCTTGGAAGGTCTCTCTCTTGGAAGTCCACAAGAGGTCACCCTCTGAGTCGGGCAGTGACACTGAAACTCCTCAAGCCCTGGAAGGGTGCGAAGCAAACACCTCTAGCCCACCTTCTTTGGGGATTTCGCCCTCAACCAAGAACGCTGTTGTACAGAATGGATTGTGTAAGCACGATTGA
- the LOC128029458 gene encoding trafficking protein particle complex subunit 6b isoform X2, producing the protein MADDALFGFLHMEIVAHVYKEQATREDIDKRVTCVSTLELMGFRVGQGLIERFTKDCPTFKDDLDIMKFLCKDLWSTIFKKQIDNLRTNHQGTYVLQDNKFALLTQFSSGKQYIEEAPKYLAFSCGLIRGALSNLGLESVVTAELSLMPSCKFQVVVQKL; encoded by the exons ATGGCAGATGACGCTCTGTTTGGATTCCTCCACATGGAGATTGTTGCTCACGTGTACAAAGAACAGGCGACTCGGGAGGACATTGACAAG AGAGTGACGTGTGTCTCTACTCTAGAGTTGATGGGCTTCAGAGTTGGACAAGGACTGATTGAAag GTTTACAAAAGACTGCCCCACTTTCAAAGATGACTTGGACATAATGAAGTTCCTGTGTAAAGACCTCTGGAGCACCATCTTCAAAAAACAAATCGACAACTTGAGGACGAACCATCAG GGCACGTATGTTTTACAGGATAATAAATTTGCACTATTGACTCAGTTTTCCAGTGGAAAGCAATACATTGAAGAGGCCCCTAAA tacttggccttttccTGTGGGTTGATTCGAGGAGCTCTGTCGAATCTGGGTTTGGAGAGCGTTGTCACTGCAGAGCTTTCTTTAATGCCATCAT GCAAATTCCAGGTTGTAGTTCAGAAACTCTAG
- the LOC128029458 gene encoding trafficking protein particle complex subunit 6b isoform X1, with protein MADDALFGFLHMEIVAHVYKEQATREDIDKERVTCVSTLELMGFRVGQGLIERFTKDCPTFKDDLDIMKFLCKDLWSTIFKKQIDNLRTNHQGTYVLQDNKFALLTQFSSGKQYIEEAPKYLAFSCGLIRGALSNLGLESVVTAELSLMPSCKFQVVVQKL; from the exons ATGGCAGATGACGCTCTGTTTGGATTCCTCCACATGGAGATTGTTGCTCACGTGTACAAAGAACAGGCGACTCGGGAGGACATTGACAAG GAGAGAGTGACGTGTGTCTCTACTCTAGAGTTGATGGGCTTCAGAGTTGGACAAGGACTGATTGAAag GTTTACAAAAGACTGCCCCACTTTCAAAGATGACTTGGACATAATGAAGTTCCTGTGTAAAGACCTCTGGAGCACCATCTTCAAAAAACAAATCGACAACTTGAGGACGAACCATCAG GGCACGTATGTTTTACAGGATAATAAATTTGCACTATTGACTCAGTTTTCCAGTGGAAAGCAATACATTGAAGAGGCCCCTAAA tacttggccttttccTGTGGGTTGATTCGAGGAGCTCTGTCGAATCTGGGTTTGGAGAGCGTTGTCACTGCAGAGCTTTCTTTAATGCCATCAT GCAAATTCCAGGTTGTAGTTCAGAAACTCTAG